One window from the genome of Chloroherpetonaceae bacterium encodes:
- the rodA gene encoding rod shape-determining protein RodA — protein MDFLSDFFRRLSQRLDFIVLVSAIVLISFGLLAVYSASNGVGTITIFKRQMMWVGFGTLAIFIMYFLPYRLFQDWAYLVYGLSLVGLLVVLILGRKIAGSVSWVSIGIGNFQPSELTKFTTIAALAKFLSHRDTDITRPKDFIIAMVIVFLPVSLIMLQPDTGTALTYLTFIVPLIVLAGFDFYYIMILAVPAILTLVGFVNFWGAIVIAIAILLVLLSLRRNIVLSTLSPLLGLGASFAANYMANRVLKPHQLKRIQTFLDPLSDPQGAGYNALQAKVAIGSGGFFGKGFLEGTQTQLKFIPAQWTDFIFCVIGEELGFLGASVLLLTYMLLLMRVVRITQLIKNRFSIMVLAGIVSLFLGHIIVNVGMTIGLVPVIGIPLPFLSYGGSSLFANMIAIGLILNIYKNRRDLSFSA, from the coding sequence ATGGACTTTCTTTCTGATTTTTTTCGAAGACTTTCGCAAAGACTTGATTTCATCGTTTTAGTTTCCGCTATTGTGCTCATTTCATTTGGCTTACTTGCCGTTTATAGTGCAAGCAACGGCGTTGGAACCATAACGATTTTCAAAAGACAAATGATGTGGGTTGGGTTCGGGACTTTAGCAATCTTCATTATGTATTTCCTTCCATATCGGCTCTTTCAGGATTGGGCTTATTTGGTTTACGGTCTTTCACTTGTAGGATTGCTCGTTGTTTTGATTTTAGGGCGAAAAATTGCAGGCTCTGTTAGTTGGGTTTCGATTGGTATAGGAAACTTTCAACCCTCTGAACTAACGAAATTCACCACGATTGCTGCTTTGGCAAAATTTCTCTCTCACCGCGATACCGATATCACTCGCCCGAAAGATTTTATCATTGCAATGGTTATCGTTTTTCTTCCCGTTTCACTTATCATGCTTCAACCTGATACGGGAACAGCACTCACCTATCTAACTTTTATTGTTCCGCTCATTGTGCTTGCGGGATTTGACTTTTACTACATCATGATTTTGGCTGTGCCCGCGATTTTAACCCTCGTTGGTTTCGTGAATTTTTGGGGAGCGATTGTGATTGCAATCGCGATTTTGTTGGTTCTTTTATCTCTTAGAAGGAATATTGTGCTTTCAACCCTTTCGCCACTTTTAGGATTGGGGGCCAGTTTTGCCGCCAATTATATGGCCAATCGCGTTTTAAAGCCACACCAATTAAAGCGAATTCAAACCTTTCTTGACCCACTCTCAGACCCTCAAGGCGCCGGATATAATGCCTTGCAAGCAAAAGTTGCAATTGGTAGTGGTGGATTCTTTGGGAAAGGATTTTTGGAAGGAACTCAAACGCAATTGAAATTTATTCCTGCACAATGGACTGATTTTATTTTTTGTGTTATTGGCGAAGAACTCGGTTTTTTGGGGGCATCGGTTCTTCTTCTTACCTATATGCTGCTCTTGATGCGGGTGGTTCGAATCACACAGTTGATTAAAAATCGATTTTCAATTATGGTTCTCGCGGGAATTGTCTCATTATTTTTAGGGCATATCATCGTCAATGTTGGAATGACAATTGGTCTCGTGCCGGTGATTGGAATTCCGCTTCCGTTTTTGTCTTACGGCGGGTCTTCTCTCTTTGCAAATATGATTGCGATTGGACTGATATTGAATATTTATAAAAACAGACGAGATTTATCTTTTTCCGCATAA
- a CDS encoding exopolyphosphatase has translation MRLLTRSDFDGLMCAVLLKEVIQLDSVEFHHPKDMQDGKVTVTEKDVITNLPFNSNAGLWFDHHSSESSRFDLEEVSFKGRYEVAPSAARVVYNYYVQQGHAEKFKKYDKILVDVDKADSANLTPEDVLTPKGWILLSYLMDPRTGLGKQHDYAVSNRELMFKLIDWIPEYLHNPEALLALPDVKSRVDRYTQDEKNFRTELEKHSRVEGNVVITDFRGVETPIGNRFLIYTLFPKTNISVRVMDGRKGEFCSLALGHSIFNRTSKTDVGALMAKYGGGGHRGAGTCQLPYSEVDSKLSEIVAKMKADG, from the coding sequence ATGAGACTTTTGACCCGTTCAGACTTTGACGGCTTAATGTGTGCCGTTTTACTTAAAGAAGTGATTCAACTTGATTCAGTCGAATTTCATCACCCTAAAGACATGCAGGATGGAAAAGTAACCGTCACTGAAAAAGATGTAATCACCAATCTTCCATTTAACTCCAATGCGGGTCTATGGTTTGATCATCACTCAAGCGAAAGCAGCCGCTTCGATCTTGAAGAAGTGAGTTTCAAAGGGCGTTATGAAGTTGCTCCCTCGGCTGCTCGCGTTGTTTACAATTATTATGTGCAGCAAGGTCATGCAGAAAAATTCAAGAAGTATGATAAAATTTTGGTGGATGTCGATAAAGCCGATTCCGCGAATCTTACGCCCGAAGATGTGCTGACACCGAAAGGATGGATTTTACTTTCTTACTTAATGGATCCACGTACCGGCTTAGGAAAACAGCATGACTATGCCGTTTCAAACCGAGAATTGATGTTTAAATTGATTGATTGGATTCCCGAATATCTTCACAATCCTGAAGCACTTCTTGCCCTTCCTGATGTCAAAAGCCGTGTTGATCGTTATACACAAGACGAAAAGAATTTCAGAACCGAGCTTGAAAAACACTCCAGAGTTGAAGGCAATGTTGTGATTACAGATTTTCGTGGCGTAGAAACACCAATCGGAAATCGATTCCTTATTTACACTCTTTTCCCTAAAACCAACATTTCAGTTCGAGTAATGGATGGAAGAAAAGGTGAATTCTGCTCATTGGCGTTAGGACACAGTATCTTTAACCGCACATCAAAAACAGATGTTGGGGCATTAATGGCCAAATATGGCGGCGGTGGACATCGCGGTGCAGGCACTTGCCAACTTCCTTATTCTGAAGTTGATTCCAAACTTAGCGAAATCGTGGCGAAGATGAAGGCAGACGGATAA
- a CDS encoding prohibitin family protein: MGYALFFGIIALIIGFLGSGFNPGFQRYSTVFKFAGFVLVALSIVLSSFIIISPTTAGVQVFLGRIKETVLTEGPNFVVPFTKIDEFDLKTRKITFSSSENDENGNNGGAIEVLSKDGLSVLIDLTLNYKLDPSQVVKIRKELGAGAAYVDVIVTPTARTRIRENAANYFAVELYSDKREIFQSTIFEGIRKDFERRGIILEELLVRNISLPRSVREAIEAKINAEQDAQKMQFVLQREQQEAERKRVEAQGIADYQRIISSTLNDRQLQYEQIKAMQELVKSPNSKVIFMGGKTSGASVLIGDK, translated from the coding sequence ATGGGTTACGCATTATTTTTTGGGATTATCGCATTAATTATTGGCTTTTTAGGTAGTGGCTTTAATCCGGGGTTTCAACGGTATTCGACCGTTTTCAAGTTTGCAGGTTTTGTGCTTGTGGCACTTTCGATAGTACTTTCTTCGTTTATCATTATTTCGCCAACAACAGCGGGTGTTCAAGTTTTTTTGGGGCGAATCAAAGAAACGGTTCTAACTGAAGGACCGAATTTTGTGGTGCCTTTCACAAAGATTGATGAATTCGATTTAAAGACACGCAAAATTACCTTTTCTTCGAGTGAAAATGATGAAAATGGAAATAACGGTGGTGCCATTGAAGTACTCTCTAAAGATGGGCTTTCTGTGTTGATAGATTTAACACTCAACTACAAGCTCGACCCGTCTCAAGTTGTAAAAATTCGTAAAGAGCTCGGCGCCGGTGCCGCTTATGTGGATGTTATTGTTACACCAACGGCTCGCACGCGAATTCGGGAAAATGCTGCCAATTATTTTGCCGTTGAGTTATACTCCGATAAGCGTGAGATTTTTCAATCGACCATCTTCGAAGGGATTCGCAAAGACTTTGAACGACGCGGCATTATTTTGGAAGAGCTCCTCGTACGAAATATTTCTTTACCTCGATCTGTGAGAGAAGCAATTGAAGCGAAAATCAATGCGGAGCAAGATGCTCAAAAAATGCAATTTGTTTTACAACGCGAGCAGCAGGAGGCCGAGCGTAAACGTGTAGAAGCGCAAGGGATTGCCGACTATCAACGCATTATTAGCAGCACCTTAAATGATCGTCAATTGCAATATGAACAAATTAAAGCGATGCAAGAGCTTGTGAAATCGCCGAATTCTAAAGTGATTTTTATGGGCGGTAAAACCAGCGGCGCATCAGTTCTGATTGGAGATAAGTAG
- a CDS encoding SprT family zinc-dependent metalloprotease: MNTVSHLFIPHSQLSLFDTENFSEIQFHQDATFVYKQGGISIGVYVNFSPKRQRTVNFRVEKPYAVSVQAPIQATNNEIEAMLRARFEWLQSSWKKVASRTYRSKVTDFDYENTISFLGIDYILTVVERDEKIIPNDKAVTAIKGKRLVVSVKSGLTKEVRVRRIKQSLKEWLATKAAKILAKRTKDFAAKMNLYFSKVTIGDQKSRWGSCSPHIRSIRYNLRVAMLPISLLDYIVVHELAHLRQANHSKAFWAEVEKILPDYQRRRKWLRFEGKELEL, translated from the coding sequence ATGAATACCGTTAGTCACTTGTTCATTCCGCATTCACAACTGTCGCTTTTTGACACAGAAAATTTCTCTGAAATTCAATTTCACCAAGATGCCACCTTTGTTTACAAGCAAGGTGGCATTTCTATTGGTGTCTATGTCAATTTTTCTCCAAAAAGGCAGCGCACCGTCAATTTCAGAGTCGAAAAGCCCTATGCCGTTTCAGTTCAAGCGCCAATTCAAGCGACTAACAATGAAATTGAAGCGATGCTTCGGGCTCGCTTTGAATGGCTTCAGAGCAGTTGGAAAAAAGTGGCTTCCCGAACATATAGGTCTAAAGTCACTGACTTTGACTATGAGAATACAATTTCATTTCTTGGAATCGACTACATCCTAACCGTGGTAGAACGTGATGAAAAAATAATCCCAAACGATAAAGCGGTAACCGCCATTAAAGGAAAAAGGTTGGTGGTTTCAGTCAAGTCGGGTCTGACAAAAGAAGTAAGGGTAAGAAGAATCAAACAAAGCCTTAAGGAATGGCTTGCTACAAAAGCAGCAAAGATTTTAGCGAAGCGAACCAAAGATTTTGCGGCAAAAATGAATCTTTACTTTTCAAAGGTTACCATTGGTGATCAGAAATCACGGTGGGGAAGTTGCTCGCCTCATATCCGGTCCATTCGCTACAACTTGCGCGTGGCAATGTTACCGATTTCTCTTTTAGATTATATCGTTGTTCATGAACTTGCGCATCTCCGGCAAGCCAATCATTCAAAGGCTTTTTGGGCGGAAGTAGAAAAAATCCTTCCAGATTATCAACGAAGAAGAAAATGGCTAAGGTTTGAAGGAAAAGAACTTGAGTTATAA
- a CDS encoding OsmC family protein yields MKATVSFNGKYPMRGVNESGNETLFEPAPDHGGSGNIATPMEIFLQAAAACSMVDVISIIEKKRKHITDLKIESEAERSEEHPKVFTKIKLRYILTSPDAELADLERAVELSMTKYCSVSGTLKKAGCEVSYESEVKRG; encoded by the coding sequence ATGAAAGCCACTGTATCTTTTAACGGCAAATATCCAATGCGCGGTGTCAATGAAAGTGGAAACGAAACCCTCTTTGAACCTGCACCCGACCACGGCGGAAGCGGCAATATCGCCACGCCAATGGAAATCTTTCTTCAAGCTGCCGCGGCTTGTTCGATGGTGGATGTGATTTCAATTATTGAAAAAAAGCGAAAGCACATCACTGATTTAAAAATCGAATCCGAAGCCGAGCGATCGGAGGAACATCCGAAAGTATTTACGAAGATCAAACTTCGGTATATCCTCACCAGCCCTGACGCCGAACTTGCCGATTTAGAACGCGCCGTTGAACTTTCAATGACCAAGTATTGCAGCGTTTCGGGTACACTTAAAAAAGCAGGCTGCGAAGTCAGTTATGAATCTGAAGTAAAACGAGGATAG
- a CDS encoding ferredoxin-thioredoxin reductase catalytic domain-containing protein, with translation MAVQPSETSLKKMWKYVEHYWAKSGTFPHPDKSITEVVVNGLAQHVDELGKPLCPCNFYPDKKAEAEKREWICACNEMKLYKYCHCLLFVNQDGLPITEYLPEDHEGRQVYGFIKDPIPEKGREATKVKHPVH, from the coding sequence ATGGCAGTTCAACCCAGCGAGACATCGCTCAAAAAAATGTGGAAATATGTCGAACATTATTGGGCAAAGTCAGGCACTTTTCCACACCCAGATAAATCCATCACAGAAGTTGTCGTGAACGGATTAGCCCAGCATGTCGATGAACTCGGCAAGCCGCTATGCCCGTGTAATTTCTACCCCGATAAAAAGGCAGAAGCCGAAAAGCGTGAGTGGATTTGCGCCTGCAATGAAATGAAACTCTATAAATATTGCCACTGTCTTTTATTTGTCAATCAAGATGGGCTTCCGATTACGGAGTATTTGCCCGAAGATCATGAAGGGCGACAGGTGTATGGATTTATTAAAGACCCAATACCCGAAAAAGGACGTGAAGCAACCAAAGTCAAACATCCCGTTCACTAA
- a CDS encoding TlpA disulfide reductase family protein: MKKITSWILPLGIAVILGLLVSKLILGSMSSPSPESGSFGEAPRFHLVGVNGESIDLDALKGKGVIVNFWATWCGPCKAEIPAMIELQKKYQNDFTFIGLAVNDTEEKVNYYIQQDGINYPIAMDNGIGQNYSRLLKGGMRGIPTSFVINKTGKIIEVRIGTATKDELETMIQQSISN; the protein is encoded by the coding sequence ATGAAAAAAATTACATCGTGGATTTTACCGCTTGGCATTGCGGTTATTCTTGGCCTTTTAGTTTCAAAACTCATTCTTGGCTCAATGTCTTCCCCATCCCCAGAATCAGGGTCGTTTGGTGAAGCACCGCGGTTTCACCTTGTCGGTGTGAATGGGGAATCAATCGATCTTGATGCCCTCAAAGGTAAAGGGGTTATCGTCAACTTTTGGGCAACGTGGTGCGGGCCTTGCAAAGCTGAAATTCCGGCAATGATTGAACTGCAGAAAAAGTATCAGAACGATTTTACCTTTATTGGGCTTGCAGTCAATGACACCGAAGAAAAAGTTAATTATTACATTCAGCAAGATGGGATAAACTATCCCATTGCGATGGATAATGGAATCGGGCAGAACTACAGCCGATTGCTTAAAGGCGGCATGCGGGGAATACCCACATCTTTTGTCATCAATAAAACCGGTAAAATTATTGAGGTTCGCATCGGAACTGCAACCAAAGATGAGTTGGAAACAATGATTCAACAATCAATTTCGAATTGA
- a CDS encoding DUF6132 family protein: MFTFAMKYWKLIGFSLLGASACFACYYFIGCVSGTCPITSDPFISTGYGATMGALFGWESKTIQS, from the coding sequence ATGTTCACTTTTGCAATGAAATATTGGAAGTTGATTGGTTTCAGTTTGCTTGGAGCAAGTGCGTGCTTTGCGTGCTATTACTTTATCGGTTGCGTAAGCGGTACATGCCCAATTACGAGCGACCCGTTTATAAGCACCGGATATGGCGCTACGATGGGTGCTTTATTTGGATGGGAATCAAAAACGATACAATCATGA
- the trxA gene encoding thioredoxin, producing MTTALTLDSFKSKVFNFEANQEWKFEGDKPCLIDFWAAWCGPCRMIAPVLEELSEEYKDQINVYKVDTESEQDLAAMFGIRSIPSLLFVPMNGQPKMAAGALPKNALKEIIEKELLERKIILG from the coding sequence ATGACAACAGCATTGACATTAGACTCCTTCAAATCAAAAGTCTTCAACTTTGAAGCCAATCAAGAATGGAAATTTGAAGGCGATAAACCTTGCCTCATTGATTTTTGGGCAGCGTGGTGTGGCCCTTGCCGCATGATTGCGCCGGTGCTCGAAGAGCTTTCGGAAGAGTACAAAGATCAAATCAATGTCTATAAAGTTGATACGGAATCGGAGCAAGATCTTGCCGCAATGTTCGGCATCCGCTCGATTCCTTCACTTCTATTTGTGCCGATGAACGGTCAACCGAAAATGGCAGCCGGCGCTTTGCCAAAAAATGCGTTGAAGGAAATCATCGAAAAGGAATTATTGGAGAGAAAAATCATTTTAGGATAA
- a CDS encoding heavy metal-associated domain-containing protein encodes MSEVIAVENIKCGGCMNTIRRSLLRLSGVSGVEIDQERDEVKVEGEFKRDEVIYLLRKLGYPEKGHNDLLHKAKSYVSCALGKVE; translated from the coding sequence ATGAGCGAAGTAATTGCAGTTGAAAATATCAAATGCGGCGGGTGTATGAATACTATCCGCCGTTCCTTACTCAGATTGAGTGGCGTTTCAGGAGTAGAAATTGATCAGGAGCGCGATGAAGTTAAAGTTGAGGGTGAGTTCAAGAGAGACGAAGTTATTTATCTCTTACGTAAACTCGGTTACCCCGAAAAAGGCCATAACGACTTGTTGCACAAAGCTAAGTCTTATGTCAGTTGTGCCTTAGGCAAAGTCGAATAA
- a CDS encoding DUF2892 domain-containing protein — MPKNMGLIDKVARVALALVVIALYFAGTITGTAAIILLVFAGVFIATSLMGSCPLYIPFNISTNKEEK, encoded by the coding sequence ATGCCAAAGAATATGGGTTTAATTGATAAAGTGGCACGTGTTGCGCTTGCCCTCGTTGTAATTGCCTTGTATTTCGCAGGGACAATAACTGGTACTGCAGCTATCATTTTGCTTGTATTTGCAGGAGTTTTCATTGCAACAAGCTTGATGGGGAGTTGCCCTCTTTACATTCCATTCAATATTTCAACGAATAAAGAAGAGAAGTAA
- a CDS encoding rhodanese-like domain-containing protein, whose amino-acid sequence MFDFFKNLVGESNNTALETAVKSGAFLVDVRTPAEFSEGHVKGSVNIPLDTLPSNLKKFKEKNQIVVFCRSGNRSGQAKSFLEQNGFNNVINGGTWQNVNQFVQN is encoded by the coding sequence ATGTTCGATTTTTTCAAAAACTTAGTTGGTGAATCAAACAATACAGCACTTGAAACAGCGGTAAAAAGCGGCGCATTTTTGGTTGATGTGCGTACACCTGCTGAGTTTTCAGAAGGTCATGTCAAAGGCTCAGTCAATATTCCGTTGGATACATTGCCGAGCAATTTGAAGAAGTTCAAGGAAAAAAATCAAATCGTGGTTTTTTGTAGAAGTGGAAATCGTAGCGGTCAAGCCAAGTCGTTTTTAGAGCAAAACGGTTTTAATAATGTAATCAACGGCGGCACTTGGCAAAATGTCAATCAATTTGTTCAAAATTAA
- a CDS encoding MBL fold metallo-hydrolase, translated as MKIEQIYTGCLAQGAYYIVSGNEAAIIDPLRDPAPYLERLQKDGVTLKYIFETHFHADFVSGHVDLANKTGAKIIYGPNASCGYNCVSATDGELFELGNIRLKVLHTPGHTMESSCYLLLDEQGQEKAVFTGDTLFIGDVGRPDLAQKATGLTQEQLAAHLFHSLRTKLMTLNDDVTVYPGHGAGSACGKNMSNETVSTIRIQKNTNYALRSSMTEKEFIEEVTAGLLPPPQYFGFNVKMNKEGYASIESVISYAEKALTPNEFEVAAESLQALILDTRHSSEFSKGFVPRSINIGIDGDFAPWVGTMLVDVKLPLLLITEPGRESEVATRLARVGFDNIIGHLKGGIVAWKEAEKEFDEVHRISAEQFSREFKEGESKVLDIRRESEYAAEHVSEAYSRPLAYINNWVKDIQPNEHFYIHCAGGYRSMIAASILLSRGYRNFSEVEGGFNAIAKTAVKRTDYVCQSKVKLS; from the coding sequence ATGAAAATAGAGCAGATTTACACCGGATGCTTGGCACAAGGGGCCTACTATATTGTGAGTGGCAATGAAGCAGCTATTATTGATCCGCTTCGCGACCCGGCTCCTTACCTTGAACGATTGCAAAAAGATGGCGTGACATTGAAATATATTTTTGAGACGCATTTTCATGCGGATTTCGTCTCTGGTCATGTTGATCTTGCAAATAAAACCGGTGCAAAAATCATCTACGGTCCTAACGCTTCTTGCGGTTACAATTGCGTTAGCGCAACCGACGGTGAACTTTTCGAATTAGGTAACATTCGATTAAAAGTATTACACACACCGGGTCATACGATGGAAAGCTCTTGCTATTTGCTTTTGGATGAGCAAGGTCAAGAGAAAGCAGTGTTTACTGGAGATACACTTTTTATTGGTGATGTTGGTAGGCCCGATCTTGCTCAAAAAGCCACAGGGCTTACCCAAGAGCAACTTGCCGCGCATCTTTTTCATTCGCTTCGAACCAAACTAATGACTTTGAATGATGATGTTACGGTTTATCCCGGTCACGGTGCGGGAAGTGCATGCGGAAAAAATATGAGCAACGAAACGGTTTCAACGATTAGAATTCAAAAGAATACAAATTATGCTTTGCGAAGCAGCATGACTGAAAAGGAATTTATTGAAGAAGTCACGGCAGGGTTGCTTCCGCCACCACAATACTTCGGGTTTAATGTAAAGATGAATAAAGAAGGATATGCTTCGATAGAAAGTGTGATTTCGTATGCAGAAAAGGCTTTAACACCCAATGAATTTGAAGTTGCGGCTGAGTCGCTTCAAGCGTTGATATTAGATACACGGCACTCGAGTGAATTTTCAAAAGGGTTTGTTCCTCGCTCCATCAATATTGGGATTGATGGCGATTTCGCTCCGTGGGTAGGTACAATGCTGGTGGATGTGAAATTGCCGCTTTTGCTCATTACGGAGCCCGGGAGAGAAAGCGAAGTTGCAACAAGACTTGCGCGTGTCGGATTTGATAACATCATTGGTCACTTAAAGGGCGGTATTGTTGCGTGGAAAGAAGCAGAGAAAGAATTCGATGAAGTTCACCGAATCAGTGCTGAGCAATTTTCACGTGAATTCAAAGAAGGTGAGTCAAAAGTTTTGGACATTCGAAGAGAAAGCGAATATGCTGCAGAGCATGTTAGTGAGGCTTACAGCAGACCTTTAGCATACATTAATAATTGGGTTAAAGATATTCAGCCCAATGAACATTTCTACATTCATTGTGCCGGCGGGTATCGAAGCATGATTGCAGCTTCAATCTTGCTTTCTCGTGGCTATCGTAATTTTTCGGAGGTTGAAGGTGGATTTAATGCAATTGCAAAAACCGCCGTGAAACGAACCGATTATGTGTGTCAAAGCAAAGTTAAACTTTCATAA